TAAGTTGAATCTAAATGAACTGattatttgtttctttagacAACTACAGGAGCTCAGAACTTATCAATCATAACCTGTAAATGGTAGTTTTGTCGGATGTAAGTTTTCTCACATCAAAATGAGTTCTTACATCAACAAATGAGTTCAATTGTACATGACGTAAAAAGGTAGCATGCTCTGTGTACAAAGAAAGCTTGTGTTTATAATTATCGGAGAATTGTTGATTTGGGCAATTTTTTCTTGATTTGCTTGGGCATTATTGAGTCAGTAATAGTCTTTTCTCCCTTTTGTATCCGATGAGTCACTACATATGCTGTTATGTTGTTGACACAGGTGATTGTGTTCTTTCTATTCTTTTTCtcagtttctttattttttttcatgtgtttttttAAGTGATGATTCTATACAAGTTAATTATCCAAGCgtatttaaagataaaacatgcTGAATTGTTATTGTATTAAGACTTAGTgtgtaaattaaataaatttttctactGAGTGTGTAAATTGCACATTGGTTGTTGATGTGGCCGAAGATACTAAACAACACTATTCTGAAGATGATTTACCagttattttttgaaaaatgtaaGGAGTACATTTGAGgagtacttttttattttatttaaaatataaaaaatataataatcacaTACCTTAATGAAcctctttcatttttataatttaaaataataaaatttaattgatagaaGTCTGTTAAAAGGTgtaaacttttcatttttttttcaaccaatTCATTCATTACTTAGAAATCCAATTATTCATCCTATATACATAAAGGAATAAAAAGATGAGTCATAGTAGCATTGGATTAAAAAAAGAcaggaaagaaaataaaaggtacAGAGATTATATAAATCTACAAAATAGgattgaaaattttcacttaACATAGACAAAACTTCTTCTTGAGGGGCATAAGTGCTATATATCCATTCATTATGTATTTTATGCTTTGGAATCAGTTTCATCTTGTGCATAATTCAATATGAATTACATTGGTAACCTTAGATATATGAAATGCTCTGCACTATTCTTAAAGAGTCACATTACAATTCTAAAACAGAGACATCCTCTTTCATGAAGGGTTTGACTTGTCTTCTTTTATTACACATTAAACCAGCAGATTAATGAAGAGTGCATCCTTTCAGTTCTtcacatatttaaatttgaaagaaaatatattcttttagcCCACatcactaaaatattatttctttagtTGACACTACtacaattacatataattcTCACTTCAAATTTGCAATATAAAATTggacttattttaaaaattaattttattccactaaaataataaatagattttttttacttttttaatttgttttaaaattgctatttcttcttataaaattaactattacataattattgaaaaagaatGCAAGAATAGTTGAAAAGCTTGAGGTATTTTTcctattaaatttatattaattaaatattttttcattattgtcataatcataaaatacaattattttggAACCAGGAAAGTAATTGATAACTAGGAATAGCTTTGGTAACGTAAACATGATGTTATTTTAGttcttatatttaaatcatttattattattttatttctaaacttaatctaaatatctaaatttaatttattttctctcttaaaatacttttaagagagttatttataaaaaaaatcattattttgatATGAATCTCACAAACATAACTGGTTTAGAACTgaagaaatgttttttttatagttttaaacaatttatatttatagaatctactgtaaaataaaatttctttttgtcCAACAATAAGCAAACTGAATATACTCTTAATATATTGACTTAGGATAATGTTTTTGGGacctaaataataataataattataaatgttttaaagaggattactaaaatatatttttttaatttttttacatttataaacaCTGAATTTCAACCAGAGTCTCCTTAAAAGTGAACCAAGTAACATACTTGTTTCAGGTCTTAAAAAAAGCtctcaatttttttagtattaatattttttgttaaattaattataaaattatgttcaagaaaaaaaaagtctcaattttttcaaatactAATATATCTctattaacttaattataaaattatgtttaagaaacaaaatgccccaatttttttttcagtattaATGTGCCTctatacaattaattataattttttgtttgaaaataaatttaattaaattattatcattatctattaatttttattgatactaaaaatgacatttaataaattaaaacatattttttaataaattataattttgtaatttaggaaaaagagaataattaattatctttattcTCTTATaacaattttgattttatttgtatgtaaCTTCTCATTTactgattattgattttatttattgtctCTTATTGCTTTATCTTATTATAGAGCTCTTTATTTGAGagttttgacaaaaaaaaaaaaattaatttcatgttGTTTGTGtctatcaatatttttatcttcaattctagttaatatatttttgtttctatttgtaTTACATTGTTGAATTTGTATTAGGATTAGagacatgtttttttttgtctgttttgtttttcactattttttaatttatgggtCTTGAGagtttttctaaatatatatttttataacaactaAATTTTTTGTACGGATTGAATTGCAtcataactatttatttaaccttttgataaataatgaaaatgcaATTTGTATTAATAAGTTATAAACAGGAGTTggaatttaaaaacaaaagttaaataaaattaattatgataatttaatagataattttatattaaaaaacttgaaaaattaattttaaataaaaaccttCATTTTTAAGTTTCTAAAACTTTGAGTCACgttaaaatataactatagtGACAATTTCTTGTACAATAAAGGtcaaaattcatatattaaagaaactaaaaaaatatcacatataGAGGCTAAAGTGATAAGACATAATTATCATTGAGAAGTATCAAAATACAAGCACACTAATTACATTTACCATTTTTGTACATCATATAATTATCTATTTAAACtacattatataaatttagCTATTCAtgaaaagagaaggaagaaaaaactaTCTTCATTAATGTTTCTATGATGCCTATGATTACCCTTTGCAAAAAAGAGTGCTAGGCTACCTTCATTCCTATGTTGTTCTGACCTATTACTCTTTCACGGTATATTAGTATTCTTGCTAACCAAATGCCATACAATTACAAATCATATGCTCAAGCATTGTCCAGGGCACAACTTCTTACCTTGTTTCAAGCACCATTAAATTATGTATCCAAACAAGGTTTCCAACTTCATTTTCATTGCTGACATTAATCCTCTTCAGTGATATAGCATTAGTCCTTCATTTCTTCCTTCATCCTCGCAATTAGCTCCTCACCTAAACAACAATCATATATTCAGTTCACAACTTATTAATCTacataatgataaaaaatactATCAAAAGACCATGGAGATTGCAATGTAAACTAAACCACACATTCACACAATTTAATAACTATCAAAAACTTAGATAAAAGAAATCAACTCAACTTTAATTTGGAacaaattatcatttaaatgACCAAAATTTCTAAATTATCTTTAACATATGATTAcaacactaaaaaaataaacttaaacattaaaacaattatGAAGAACTAACtataaatctataaaaaaacTCTCTCCCTATcttataatatgaaattttaatactaaataaCTTATTTGTGTTTATGGAAGAAAAGATATTTGAATGTTACTCAATAAACGTGATATTCATTACATAAGAAACAAGTGGTGTTGTCTTTGTGGACATGTCCAGTTATAGAGTGTGGTTTTTGTTGGACTGGAATTTGAGGTCCTTGTATTGAAGTTTCTGGCGCATTTGTAGTTTGAGATTGAAGTTCCTTTTTTATTTCAGTTCCACTTTGAGGTTCTTCTTTCAAAGTTTCTGGTGTAGCTGTAGTTTGAGACTCTTCTTCTATTTTAGTTTCAAATGTAGTTATAGTTAGAGGTTCTTGTATACTTTCAATTTTAGGTGTAGTTGGAGTTTGAGATTCTTGTTCAGATTCAATTTCATGTTCTTCTACTTTAGTTTCAGATGTAGTTGGAGCTTGAGGCTGTTGTTCAGTTTGAGGTTCTTCTACTTCAGTTTCAGGTGTAGTTGGAGTTTGAGGTTGTTGTTCAGTTTGAGGCTCTTCTACTTCAGTTTTAGGTGTAGTCGGAATTTGAGGTTCTTTCTCTATTTCAGTAATATATGAGACTGTATCCTTGGATGTTGTCTTTCTAATGAAGGTTAATTTTATGATCTTGACAGCAATTAGAGCCAAAATTGTAGCTGAGGGCACAAATACAACATCAGGTATTGCATTCAGGAGTGCAAGTTGAGGCACTATTTGTCCAGTTTTTTTAGCCATCATGGCTGCTGGTGGTGCCATTATTGCGGTGATTAACATAGACTCATCTACTTTGTTTATATTCACTTTCTCGATGATGAACTTAATGaacttctttctcttctcttctgtATCAATTTCTTTCCATTGTTCGAACAATTcctgaaaaaaaaaggtttatgaACAGCTAAAAAGTTTAACTTATGccaaagtttaaataaaatgcaTGTGTTATATATCATGTGTTAgtttcattataataatttgtatattttatattcaagagttgatttatataaaataaatataatggataaaaatattaaaaatgaaaaaaaaagtaaacctATCCTTCCATTTCTTAAATAGTATGCTTAACATCAACTTTGGTGGTTAAGAAGATAAATCACTGTATTATactcaattataaatatattctttaatGTTAATAGAATGCATAgagaaaaatcactttttttctGCATACGTTCTCTATGTTAAAATGACCTTTGACAATTTATAAGCATagacaaaaagataaataagGTATGGTATACATAAGCTTTCtaaagttttgttttatttagcAAAGTAAGCTTTCCGTTTCACCAAATGGTCGATATGTCCGAGTGGTTAAGGAGACAGACTTGAAATCTGTTGGGCTTCGCCCGCGCAGGTTCGAACCCTGCTGTCGACGTCAAGTTGTTTTTCGAAAAAATATTCAGATTTTCATTCGATTTATTTGTATGCTATCCTTTATATTTGACAAAATGACACCTTACATTAAATCTAAAAATAGTTATACCCATTGACACTTTTTTGTCCTAGTTAGTAACAAATATGGCTCtacaattaatgtaaaataatcaatcctgattatattttacatataagacatgtttttcaaaaatagagaGATACTCTGGTAGGTGCTTAAAGGAAGACAAACATTACAGTAAAAATGTTGAAGatactttttatattggttttgGTAGCTAGTAACCAATGTAAAAAGATTTTGTAATCTACCACCATGGCATATATTGGTTTGTAAAACCATTGTGAAAAGGCCTAATCTAATACAATAATGAAttataaagggttaaatatgtttttagtccctaaactattaagcgaatttgattttagtttctctttcaaagtaaggtacattttagtcctcctccttaaggaaaacttaatttttggtcctccaaaatcaacggcgttaaaaaaaagCTGATGTGTCTAACGTCTGGCCACGTGTGATGACATATTTTCTTACCACGTTGGATTTTTTCAATGCAAACGTCAGCTTCTCCTTGACGTTAGTTGCCTTTCTTTTTCCCTAGGCAAAACACCCTCTTCTTTCTCCGTGAGACCAGCAGCACCCACCGAGCTAGCACCCATCGAGCCAGCACCCCCCTCTGGTCGGCCAAAGGCGTCTTTGGCGACGCCGCTCGTCGACAGACTCATCGCTAGGGATCGCGAAAGCCCTCCTTTTATGTCTTCTTCTTGTGCGCAAGAGAAAAACACCCTCACTCAACGGGATGCGTACTCCCGGCCACCGACGTGGCCAGCCGCCGCCGGTGCCTCCAACGGAAGAACCCGCACCCTTCACGATGGACTGACTTCTCCCGATCGCGAACCCTAACGCCTTGGCACCCCAACCACCGCTAGCCGAAGACGTCGCTGGTGACATTAAAGACGTGTGACCTTCACTCTCCCAACTGAGCCGGCTGCCACGATGGTCCTTCGACTTGGCCCAAGGCGTCGCCGGTGGATTTCAAGATTATGCGAGGAAGGCTTTGCGATGGGTGGTTTTGGGTTTCCCATGGCTATGCGAAGTTTGTGGTTGGGTTTTCtggttttgatttttgatgCAGGTTGGTGCGATTGACGAAGGAGGAGAAGACACAGTGGTATGCGATGGCTAATGTGATTCACGATTGTTGTTCCATGGGTTTCGCGATAGAGAGAAGGGTTGATATGCGATTTCAGTGGTTTTGTTTCTGTGTTGATGATGCGCAATGAGTATGATGGTTCGATCCAGTTTCTGTTTGTAGGTTTGCGATTCTTATGCGAATTGGGTTAATGATGGAAGAGATCGTAATGAAGGTTTGGgtggttttagttttctgattTGGGTCTTTGTGGTGGTGGAAGGAGATGAACTGATACGCGATTTGGGGGATTTCTGGGCACTGGAGATGGAGGTTTTACGGTGTCCATGGAGGTGAGAGTGGTGGAGGGTGGTTGTGCATGGGGGTTTCGCGATTGATGGTGGCACCGAAGGTGTTCGAGGTGGCGTCAGAGGTGGTTGTGGTAGAGCTGAGAAAGATTAACTTGTGTCAG
This sequence is a window from Vigna angularis cultivar LongXiaoDou No.4 chromosome 2, ASM1680809v1, whole genome shotgun sequence. Protein-coding genes within it:
- the LOC128195198 gene encoding uncharacterized protein LOC128195198 encodes the protein MAMSFMTGKGLSTTQLLNLVVNTLYDKFVEKDIKGFDGFNVGILDTFNTINMALPGKHFVAPSYKDVKELFEQWKEIDTEEKRKKFIKFIIEKVNINKVDESMLITAIMAPPAAMMAKKTGQIVPQLALLNAIPDVVFVPSATILALIAVKIIKLTFIRKTTSKDTVSYITEIEKEPQIPTTPKTEVEEPQTEQQPQTPTTPETEVEEPQTEQQPQAPTTSETKKKSLKLQLHQKL